Proteins encoded by one window of Candidatus Aramenus sp. CH1:
- a CDS encoding helix-turn-helix domain-containing protein, whose translation MVLYVTLRSPQEDWTRGIDWTKNSLIVLDVKESNGLARLLAEFKGDEGALQKLNGKFTKVSKFKYLGTIELDTPVERILSGYIILNGVVWPEEVRWTVILSDYAELKRLLREFVDKKIEVKIIRVVKAKSQDVLTARQEQILKIAFEAGFFDYPRKIKIQELAEKLNMSVSNLSEILRRAEKNVISNYLGEKDFDPRRG comes from the coding sequence ATGGTTTTATACGTTACCTTGAGGTCTCCGCAAGAGGACTGGACCAGGGGGATTGACTGGACTAAGAACTCCTTGATCGTGCTTGACGTAAAGGAGTCCAACGGGTTGGCTAGGCTCCTCGCGGAGTTCAAGGGCGACGAGGGAGCTCTCCAAAAGCTCAACGGCAAGTTTACAAAGGTCTCCAAGTTCAAGTACCTCGGCACCATAGAGCTAGACACTCCCGTCGAGAGGATACTCTCCGGTTACATAATCCTAAACGGAGTTGTGTGGCCAGAAGAGGTCAGATGGACGGTTATACTAAGCGACTACGCTGAGCTGAAGAGACTCCTCAGGGAGTTCGTGGACAAGAAGATTGAAGTAAAGATAATCCGGGTCGTGAAGGCGAAGTCGCAGGACGTGCTGACTGCAAGGCAAGAGCAGATCTTGAAGATAGCCTTTGAAGCAGGTTTCTTTGACTACCCAAGGAAGATAAAGATACAAGAGTTAGCTGAGAAGCTCAACATGAGCGTCTCCAACTTGTCCGAGATCCTCAGAAGGGCGGAGAAGAACGTCATAAGCAACTACTTGGGGGAAAAGGACTTTGATCCACGGAGGGGGTAG
- a CDS encoding aminotransferase class I/II-fold pyridoxal phosphate-dependent enzyme, with protein sequence MIHGGGRWERGRPPEVKDFSVNLNPLSTPAFLEELIEEAVKRGVHKFYPDDYSSLKQVIAEVYGVDPGLVGVFNGAMEAIRLLGKGFSVPEPNFVEYPRSSIYFAEEVGDSFRFPIRGEKVIISNPNNPTGAEASFNEVLSALQLGKEVVVDESFADISPVKSFAKYVEEFPNLLVISTFTKSLSVPGLRIGFTLGAKSRELEAKAIPWRVNSIAYYVFSNVDPKEVRRFFAESRRKVEGLLTIYSSKKLPGKAYRSRAPFFLWRTPCTSRDVVQYLLGKGYLVRDASNFVGLDSHYIRVALKDGFEDIIQFVLNLCENYQRVLKGSFKVLER encoded by the coding sequence TTGATCCACGGAGGGGGTAGGTGGGAAAGGGGGAGGCCACCGGAGGTCAAGGACTTCAGCGTTAACTTGAACCCCTTAAGCACTCCTGCTTTCCTTGAGGAGCTAATCGAGGAGGCGGTGAAGAGGGGAGTTCACAAGTTCTATCCTGACGACTACTCATCCCTTAAACAGGTAATTGCAGAGGTGTATGGCGTAGACCCAGGGCTGGTGGGCGTGTTCAACGGGGCTATGGAGGCAATAAGGCTCCTGGGAAAGGGCTTTTCTGTGCCGGAGCCCAACTTCGTAGAGTACCCGAGGTCGTCAATATACTTTGCGGAGGAGGTAGGCGACTCCTTCCGCTTCCCCATCAGGGGAGAGAAGGTGATAATTTCCAACCCCAATAACCCCACAGGGGCAGAGGCTTCCTTTAACGAGGTTCTCTCCGCCCTCCAGCTAGGGAAGGAAGTAGTGGTGGATGAGTCCTTCGCCGACATAAGCCCAGTCAAGAGCTTCGCTAAGTACGTGGAGGAGTTCCCCAACCTCCTCGTAATCTCTACTTTTACCAAGTCGCTTTCCGTTCCTGGTCTGAGGATAGGGTTCACCTTGGGGGCTAAGTCGAGGGAGCTGGAGGCAAAGGCTATCCCATGGAGGGTGAACTCCATTGCCTACTACGTGTTCTCGAACGTGGACCCCAAGGAGGTCAGGAGGTTCTTTGCAGAGAGTAGGAGGAAGGTGGAGGGGCTTTTGACTATCTACTCCTCCAAGAAGTTACCGGGTAAGGCATACCGCAGTAGGGCCCCGTTCTTCCTGTGGAGGACACCTTGCACCTCTAGGGACGTCGTCCAGTACTTATTAGGAAAGGGGTACCTAGTGAGGGATGCCAGCAACTTCGTTGGTCTGGACTCTCACTACATCAGGGTAGCCCTAAAGGACGGGTTTGAGGATATAATACAATTTGTATTAAATCTCTGCGAAAATTACCAAAGGGTTTTAAAGGGAAGTTTCAAAGTTTTAGAGAGATGA
- a CDS encoding GtrA family protein gives MSRLLKYAVVGGLGTLVNEGVVLFTAKLLPLSVSLALAIEVSILFNFVLNDFWTFNDKRTGSVWRRLGKFHLSSLSGGVVQYIVVVALLIAVLHFGNLTEILSVLFFSSFVKLQSILLGAINFVGIASGFLVRFLTSVKFVWS, from the coding sequence ATGAGCAGACTGCTTAAGTACGCGGTAGTCGGCGGACTAGGTACATTGGTGAACGAGGGCGTCGTCCTCTTTACGGCAAAGTTGCTCCCCCTTTCAGTTTCCCTTGCCCTCGCAATAGAGGTGTCAATCCTCTTTAACTTCGTCTTGAACGACTTTTGGACCTTCAATGACAAGAGGACTGGGAGCGTTTGGAGGAGGTTGGGCAAGTTCCACCTCTCCTCCCTCTCCGGCGGAGTGGTGCAGTACATTGTTGTGGTGGCCCTCCTAATTGCGGTGCTACACTTCGGCAACTTAACGGAGATCTTGAGCGTCCTCTTCTTCTCCTCTTTTGTGAAGTTGCAGTCCATCTTGCTTGGCGCTATCAACTTCGTTGGCATAGCGTCGGGGTTTCTGGTCAGGTTCCTCACTAGCGTCAAGTTTGTGTGGTCTTGA
- a CDS encoding alanyl-tRNA editing protein codes for MTEELFLKDSYVREFEAMVVKSTEEGVVLDKTAFYPGGGGLENDVGKLIFEGKEYKVTEVKRKDGEIVHKVEEKVPEGAVIKGVIDWERRYAMMRLHTASHIISAIAFSKYNAMVTGGSITPEYAKDDFNVEDKSVLAEIVREANEVAKKGIEVKVYFLPREEAMMIPGIVKLMGRNPPEVPVWRIVEIPGVDIQADGGPHVKNTREIGEIQILKVENRGKGRKRVYYTVKTTQT; via the coding sequence ATGACAGAGGAACTGTTCTTAAAGGACTCGTACGTGAGGGAGTTCGAGGCTATGGTAGTAAAGTCAACGGAGGAAGGGGTAGTGTTGGACAAGACTGCTTTCTACCCAGGCGGGGGAGGGCTAGAGAACGACGTGGGAAAGCTGATCTTTGAGGGAAAGGAGTACAAGGTAACTGAGGTCAAGAGGAAAGACGGGGAAATAGTCCACAAGGTCGAGGAAAAGGTGCCGGAGGGGGCGGTAATAAAGGGAGTGATAGACTGGGAGAGAAGGTACGCGATGATGAGGTTGCACACCGCCTCCCACATAATTTCGGCCATAGCCTTCAGCAAGTACAACGCGATGGTTACTGGAGGCAGCATTACGCCAGAGTACGCTAAGGACGACTTCAACGTGGAGGACAAGAGCGTCCTAGCTGAAATAGTGAGGGAGGCCAACGAGGTCGCCAAGAAGGGGATAGAGGTAAAGGTGTACTTCCTCCCAAGGGAGGAGGCAATGATGATACCCGGGATAGTGAAGCTGATGGGCAGGAACCCCCCAGAGGTGCCAGTCTGGAGGATAGTGGAAATCCCCGGAGTGGACATCCAAGCAGACGGGGGGCCACACGTGAAGAACACGAGGGAGATAGGGGAGATCCAGATCCTAAAGGTAGAGAACAGGGGGAAGGGGAGGAAGAGGGTCTACTACACCGTCAAGACCACACAAACTTGA
- a CDS encoding Snf7 family protein produces MLGKNFQKYWAGSEEKAIWGGVKGVFKGRQPLKYKLVQAHYQLRSMISRLDAYIGRMQERDKILFERVVEAQMAKDTARAAMYANEVAEIRKISKQLLMTQIALEQVELRLETVSEIGDVFVNLVPVVGVINELRGVLKGVMPELSVELGALGEGLQEVVVEAGDFAGAYSYSSAPTAEARKILEEASAIAEQKMKEKFPDLPAATLTQKA; encoded by the coding sequence ATGCTCGGTAAAAACTTCCAAAAGTATTGGGCTGGATCGGAAGAAAAGGCCATTTGGGGAGGAGTAAAGGGCGTATTTAAGGGGAGGCAGCCCCTTAAGTACAAGCTCGTTCAAGCTCACTACCAGTTGCGCTCCATGATAAGCAGGCTCGACGCTTACATAGGGAGGATGCAGGAGAGGGACAAGATACTCTTTGAGAGGGTCGTTGAGGCGCAGATGGCTAAGGACACAGCAAGGGCAGCGATGTACGCAAACGAGGTGGCTGAAATAAGGAAGATAAGCAAACAGCTGTTGATGACGCAGATAGCCCTTGAGCAGGTGGAGCTAAGGCTCGAGACCGTTAGCGAGATAGGCGATGTCTTTGTGAACCTAGTGCCAGTGGTGGGAGTGATCAACGAGCTGAGAGGAGTGTTGAAGGGAGTTATGCCGGAGCTATCCGTGGAGTTAGGTGCCCTAGGAGAAGGGCTACAGGAGGTGGTAGTGGAGGCCGGAGACTTCGCAGGAGCCTACTCGTACTCCTCGGCGCCAACTGCGGAGGCAAGGAAGATTCTGGAGGAGGCATCTGCCATTGCAGAGCAGAAGATGAAGGAGAAGTTCCCCGACCTTCCTGCAGCCACCCTAACCCAAAAGGCATAA
- a CDS encoding tryptophan--tRNA ligase → MEGENYTVTPWEVKGKVDYDKLIIQFGTQKVTEELKQRISRLVGGDLHVMLRRNVFFSHRDLDLVLKDYEEGRRFFLYTGRAPSLGMHIGHLIPFIFTRWLQEKFKVNLYIEITDDEKFMRNVDYTLDQTRQWAYENILDIIAVGFDPDRTFIFQDTEYIKNMYPIAVKIAKKLTFNEVKATFGLDTSSNIGIIFYPALQIAPTMFEKRRCLIPAGIDQDPYWRLQRDIAESLGYYKAAQIHSKFLPPLTGPEGKMSSSNPESAIYLTDDPKTVERKIMKYAFSGGQPTIELHRKYGGNPDIDVPFQWLYYFFEPDDNRIKKIEEEYRSGKMLTGELKQILIERLNEFLEQHRQKREEAKDRVRLFKYEGKLATEMWNKIHE, encoded by the coding sequence GTGGAAGGCGAAAATTACACTGTTACTCCTTGGGAAGTTAAGGGTAAGGTGGACTACGACAAGCTCATAATCCAGTTTGGTACACAGAAGGTCACCGAGGAGCTGAAGCAGAGGATATCGAGGCTAGTTGGAGGAGACCTTCACGTAATGTTGAGGAGGAACGTGTTCTTCTCCCACAGAGACCTCGACCTAGTCCTAAAGGACTACGAGGAGGGGCGCAGGTTTTTCCTCTATACGGGGAGGGCGCCCTCACTAGGGATGCACATAGGCCACCTCATCCCCTTCATATTTACCAGGTGGCTCCAGGAGAAGTTCAAGGTAAATCTCTATATAGAGATCACAGACGACGAGAAGTTCATGAGGAACGTTGACTACACGCTGGACCAGACGAGGCAGTGGGCCTACGAGAACATCTTGGACATAATAGCTGTCGGCTTCGACCCAGACAGGACTTTCATCTTCCAGGACACGGAGTACATAAAGAACATGTACCCCATAGCCGTTAAGATAGCAAAGAAGCTGACCTTCAACGAGGTAAAGGCGACCTTTGGGCTGGACACCTCTTCTAATATTGGCATAATCTTCTACCCTGCCCTCCAGATAGCCCCGACTATGTTCGAGAAGAGGAGGTGCTTGATCCCTGCAGGTATCGACCAAGACCCCTACTGGAGGCTCCAGAGGGACATAGCGGAGAGCCTTGGTTATTACAAGGCAGCGCAGATACATAGCAAGTTCCTCCCACCGCTCACGGGACCAGAGGGGAAGATGAGCTCCTCAAACCCGGAGTCCGCCATCTACTTGACGGACGACCCAAAGACTGTCGAGAGGAAGATCATGAAGTACGCCTTCTCCGGTGGCCAGCCAACAATTGAGCTCCACAGGAAATACGGCGGTAACCCAGACATCGACGTGCCTTTCCAGTGGCTCTACTACTTCTTTGAGCCCGACGACAACAGGATAAAGAAAATAGAGGAGGAGTATAGGTCTGGGAAGATGCTCACGGGGGAACTAAAGCAGATCCTAATAGAGAGGCTAAACGAGTTCCTGGAGCAACACAGGCAGAAGAGGGAGGAAGCTAAGGACAGGGTAAGGCTGTTCAAGTACGAGGGCAAGTTAGCTACTGAGATGTGGAATAAGATTCATGAGTAG
- the cbp1 gene encoding CRISPR DNA repeat-binding protein Cbp1 yields MQEEEMIRKAKELYEAGMSIRKIAQQLNLSYSRARKLLKDAGVQFRGKLPKETEEKIVELGKKGYSANRISKELGVNSNTVLRILRRYGLVKRKRRLSEDKIKVIEEMYKSGASIYKIAKQLDVSTNLVVYYLKKLNIYKPTHESYSTSQ; encoded by the coding sequence ATGCAAGAGGAGGAAATGATTAGGAAGGCTAAGGAGCTGTACGAGGCAGGGATGAGCATAAGGAAGATAGCCCAACAGCTAAACCTCAGCTACTCTAGGGCTAGGAAACTGCTCAAGGACGCGGGGGTCCAGTTCAGGGGGAAACTGCCCAAGGAGACCGAGGAAAAGATAGTAGAGCTGGGGAAGAAGGGCTACAGCGCAAACAGGATAAGCAAGGAGCTTGGAGTGAACTCCAACACTGTACTCAGGATACTGAGGAGGTACGGCCTCGTAAAGAGGAAGAGGAGGTTGAGCGAGGACAAGATCAAGGTGATAGAGGAAATGTACAAGAGCGGGGCGTCCATCTACAAGATAGCCAAACAGCTAGACGTCTCCACAAACCTTGTAGTGTATTACTTAAAGAAACTAAACATTTACAAGCCTACTCATGAATCTTATTCCACATCTCAGTAG
- a CDS encoding DUF72 domain-containing protein, which produces MKVGVCSVSRKYAKIFDVLEVQKTFYDEVSQEELKRWRGYSDKVEYTVKALQVITHTYNSNFAKMRRFKLEDKANAGDFKLNKDTEKALEVTLEEAKVLGSRIIVFQSPPSFSPTRENVDNIRQFFSVVDRNFIYGWEPRGVWYANVDLLLEVLRNIKAIHVVDPFRHDPLYGEVKYFRLHGIGGGEVNYKYDYTEEDLRKLKEKVDEKSYVLFNNVYSVKNALRFKEITS; this is translated from the coding sequence ATGAAAGTTGGAGTTTGCTCCGTGAGTAGAAAGTACGCGAAGATTTTCGACGTGCTCGAGGTCCAGAAGACCTTCTACGACGAGGTGAGCCAAGAGGAGCTCAAGAGGTGGAGGGGGTACAGCGATAAGGTTGAGTACACCGTTAAGGCGTTACAAGTCATAACCCATACCTACAACTCCAACTTCGCCAAGATGAGGAGGTTTAAACTAGAGGACAAGGCAAACGCTGGTGACTTTAAGCTAAACAAGGACACGGAGAAGGCGTTGGAGGTCACCTTAGAGGAGGCTAAGGTTCTAGGCTCAAGGATAATCGTTTTTCAGAGTCCGCCCTCCTTTTCCCCGACTAGGGAGAACGTGGATAACATAAGGCAGTTCTTCTCGGTGGTGGACAGGAACTTCATTTATGGCTGGGAGCCAAGGGGGGTGTGGTACGCTAACGTGGATCTACTTCTCGAGGTATTAAGGAACATCAAGGCGATACACGTAGTTGACCCGTTTAGGCACGACCCCCTCTACGGGGAGGTAAAGTACTTCAGACTACACGGCATAGGGGGAGGAGAGGTTAACTATAAGTACGACTACACGGAGGAGGACTTGCGCAAGCTCAAGGAAAAGGTGGACGAAAAATCTTATGTCCTCTTCAATAACGTATACTCCGTCAAAAACGCTCTGAGGTTCAAGGAGATCACGTCATGA
- a CDS encoding LysE family transporter: MISFALGVLLGMSMAAPPGPVNAMILRESMKSKLHGSSVGFGAMTADFIFFLVVYFIRADIPPLALKFLYLVGGLLLLFLAYLTLKSSPSVKTSVRGNYFTGLVMGLTNPYQISWWVTIGIYMIDSLGALSVLGFFSGIVVWVLTFPYFSNLYVKRYVKYVNFVSFVILASFGAYILIQGIRLL, encoded by the coding sequence ATGATATCCTTCGCGCTAGGTGTTTTGCTCGGTATGTCCATGGCAGCTCCACCTGGTCCAGTTAACGCCATGATCTTGAGGGAGTCGATGAAGTCCAAACTCCACGGCAGTAGCGTGGGATTTGGCGCCATGACTGCGGACTTCATATTCTTTCTAGTGGTCTACTTCATAAGGGCCGACATACCACCGCTGGCCTTGAAATTCCTTTACTTGGTGGGTGGGTTACTCCTGCTGTTTTTAGCCTACCTTACCCTCAAGTCTAGTCCCTCCGTCAAAACGTCTGTCAGGGGGAACTACTTTACCGGGCTTGTTATGGGCTTGACCAATCCATACCAGATCAGTTGGTGGGTGACGATAGGGATCTACATGATAGACAGTTTGGGCGCGTTGAGCGTCTTGGGCTTCTTTTCTGGGATAGTGGTCTGGGTCCTCACATTTCCCTACTTCTCCAACTTATACGTAAAAAGGTACGTCAAATACGTAAACTTTGTGTCCTTTGTCATCCTGGCTTCTTTCGGAGCTTACATCTTGATCCAGGGTATAAGGCTTTTATAA
- a CDS encoding MarR family transcriptional regulator yields MSIEITEKSVILKRFLMVGYGLSEADVEAFMKIVKSNEGKDVDFVSSELGISKSRASLILKRLSDAGLVEKQKSSGSKGGRPKYIYYINKDEVISKMISRAKELCKDLENIIRSL; encoded by the coding sequence ATGAGTATTGAAATTACTGAAAAAAGCGTCATATTAAAGAGATTCTTGATGGTGGGATACGGCCTTTCCGAGGCGGACGTAGAGGCGTTCATGAAAATAGTCAAGAGCAACGAAGGAAAAGACGTGGACTTCGTCTCCTCCGAGCTGGGGATAAGCAAGAGCAGGGCGAGCTTGATTTTAAAGCGCCTCTCCGACGCCGGCCTCGTGGAGAAACAGAAGAGCTCCGGCTCTAAGGGCGGGAGGCCAAAGTACATATACTACATAAACAAGGACGAAGTGATCTCCAAGATGATCAGCAGGGCAAAGGAGCTCTGCAAGGACCTCGAAAACATAATCCGCTCTTTATAA
- a CDS encoding Mrp/NBP35 family ATP-binding protein, with amino-acid sequence MSSNPFRIQSPQQPQRQPRDLRKAQPQVPAADMKIQMRMKNVKYKIIVLSGKGGVGKSFVSSNLAMALAASGKTVGIVDVDFHGPSVPKMLGVRGQVLTADDKGINPVQGPFGIKVVSIDFLLPRDDTPVVWRGSIKHTAIKQFLGDVNWGTLDYLVVDMPPGTGDEALSVAQLLPDITGAVIVTIPSEVSTLAVKKSITFVKTVNTRILGIVENMSYFVCPSDGKPYYIFGENKGKKMAEEMGVPLLGQVPLDPRIAEANDAGEPFFLKYVDSPTSKEFLNIADRVINIVEKGTTS; translated from the coding sequence ATGAGCAGTAATCCGTTTAGGATCCAGTCCCCACAGCAACCACAAAGGCAACCAAGGGACCTTAGGAAGGCCCAGCCACAAGTCCCTGCAGCAGACATGAAGATACAGATGAGGATGAAAAACGTGAAGTACAAGATAATCGTGCTCAGCGGAAAAGGAGGCGTTGGCAAGTCCTTCGTCTCATCGAATCTGGCTATGGCTTTGGCCGCTTCTGGAAAAACCGTGGGTATAGTAGACGTCGACTTCCACGGACCCTCGGTCCCCAAAATGCTAGGAGTAAGGGGGCAAGTACTCACCGCAGATGACAAGGGAATAAACCCAGTGCAGGGACCCTTCGGAATAAAGGTGGTCTCAATAGACTTCCTCCTTCCAAGGGACGACACCCCAGTGGTGTGGAGGGGTTCGATAAAGCACACTGCAATAAAGCAATTCCTAGGCGACGTAAACTGGGGGACGTTAGATTACCTAGTGGTGGACATGCCCCCGGGCACAGGAGACGAGGCGTTATCTGTGGCCCAACTACTCCCGGACATAACTGGAGCGGTCATAGTCACAATACCCTCTGAGGTTTCTACCCTCGCCGTTAAGAAGTCGATCACTTTCGTAAAGACAGTAAACACCAGGATACTCGGCATAGTAGAGAACATGAGCTACTTCGTGTGCCCATCTGACGGGAAGCCGTACTACATCTTCGGAGAGAACAAGGGAAAGAAGATGGCGGAGGAGATGGGAGTTCCCCTCTTAGGACAAGTGCCATTAGATCCGAGGATAGCTGAGGCAAATGACGCTGGGGAGCCGTTCTTCCTGAAGTACGTCGACTCTCCCACTTCTAAGGAGTTCCTTAACATAGCTGACAGGGTAATCAACATAGTGGAAAAGGGCACTACCTCTTAA
- a CDS encoding adenylate kinase family protein yields the protein MIILVSGTPGVGKTTVAKELAKRYNLSYFSVSQFIIENKLYVNYDEERQTYNIDESVIEKVNREVERLRDVVVETIYPSLLDRADKVILLRKNPLKLYEELKKRGWNDLKVAENVEAEILGVVSQEAKDWFQSVCEIDVSEKTTEEVISMVEKGECNKDVDWLSSPEVEDLLLKLDKIITSHDNVYHNEQ from the coding sequence ATGATAATTCTAGTCTCGGGAACTCCAGGAGTAGGCAAGACAACTGTAGCCAAGGAACTGGCGAAGAGGTACAACTTGAGTTATTTTTCGGTTTCCCAGTTTATCATAGAAAACAAACTCTACGTTAACTACGACGAGGAAAGGCAGACGTACAACATAGACGAGAGCGTAATAGAGAAGGTCAACAGGGAAGTGGAACGCCTACGCGACGTCGTCGTAGAGACCATATACCCTTCGCTCTTGGACAGGGCGGACAAGGTGATCCTCCTGAGGAAGAACCCACTAAAGCTATACGAAGAGCTTAAGAAGAGGGGATGGAACGACCTCAAGGTAGCGGAGAACGTAGAGGCGGAGATCTTGGGAGTGGTGAGTCAGGAGGCTAAGGACTGGTTCCAAAGCGTCTGTGAGATCGACGTAAGCGAGAAGACGACGGAAGAGGTAATTTCCATGGTAGAGAAAGGTGAGTGCAACAAGGACGTAGACTGGCTTTCCTCCCCTGAGGTCGAAGATCTCCTGCTCAAATTAGATAAAATTATTACCTCTCACGATAACGTATATCATAATGAGCAGTAA
- a CDS encoding rhomboid family intramembrane serine protease, with translation MKTTIALMIAVLLGFLVGNLLYLTGNPTFYYLIQVNYLVLRGDYFSLLTSIFVTNSFLDFFFNFFSLGVIYYLFGSRAGKFEYLVFLLSGLVGNVFTLFFFPPFTASEGASGGIFGVFAFYVIEDMVEMHRVDYNGLGILLFVFILSDVIPHVNFVAHLGGILTGVLLALATPYLLKRSGEA, from the coding sequence ATGAAAACTACGATAGCCCTAATGATAGCTGTCCTCCTGGGCTTTTTAGTAGGAAATCTCCTCTACTTAACTGGCAACCCTACCTTCTACTACCTAATACAAGTGAACTACTTGGTACTCAGAGGGGATTACTTCAGCCTGCTTACCTCAATATTCGTGACAAACAGCTTCCTGGACTTCTTCTTCAACTTCTTCTCGTTAGGCGTTATCTACTACTTGTTTGGATCGAGGGCGGGGAAGTTCGAGTACTTGGTGTTCCTCCTCTCTGGGCTAGTAGGCAACGTCTTTACCCTTTTCTTCTTCCCTCCTTTCACTGCAAGTGAGGGAGCTTCTGGGGGGATATTCGGCGTCTTTGCCTTTTACGTGATAGAAGACATGGTAGAGATGCACAGGGTCGACTACAACGGCTTGGGCATATTGCTCTTCGTATTTATCTTGAGCGACGTCATACCCCACGTCAACTTCGTCGCCCATCTGGGGGGAATTCTCACAGGAGTACTACTGGCTTTAGCGACCCCTTATCTTTTAAAGAGAAGCGGAGAAGCCTAG
- a CDS encoding peptidase M50: MATLDELEWRFRNLSEPTSFLLAILSIAVKAIPLYFIISRPLAPFVIPAVITAAVIAVIPHELAHRQMARRYGCFSRFTVSFTGFLTTTVINILPVFGLVFFSGYTLLINILPVFGLVFFSGYTLLSCRFFSTNREIEGKSAAVGPATNLAISILTYILATYILALTTSGLASFFLFYISAFNAVVAFFNLLPFWILDGLKVFRWNIGAWIAMIIAAVAMMIFTGQI, encoded by the coding sequence TTGGCTACTTTGGATGAGTTAGAGTGGAGATTTAGAAACTTAAGTGAGCCGACATCCTTCCTGTTAGCTATACTTTCGATAGCTGTGAAAGCAATACCGCTATATTTCATCATCTCACGTCCACTAGCTCCGTTTGTCATACCGGCAGTAATAACTGCGGCAGTTATCGCGGTAATCCCACATGAGCTAGCGCACAGGCAAATGGCTAGAAGATACGGTTGCTTTTCCAGGTTTACCGTTAGCTTCACCGGGTTTCTGACCACCACCGTAATCAACATATTGCCCGTCTTTGGGCTGGTCTTCTTCTCAGGGTACACGCTACTAATCAACATATTGCCCGTCTTTGGGCTGGTCTTCTTCTCAGGGTACACGCTACTCTCGTGTAGGTTTTTCTCTACAAATAGAGAGATAGAGGGTAAGTCCGCTGCTGTTGGTCCTGCGACCAACTTGGCTATTTCCATTCTCACGTACATACTAGCCACGTACATACTAGCTTTGACTACCTCTGGCCTAGCGTCTTTCTTTCTATTCTATATATCGGCCTTTAACGCCGTGGTGGCCTTCTTCAACTTGTTACCCTTCTGGATACTGGACGGGCTTAAGGTGTTTAGGTGGAACATAGGTGCCTGGATAGCAATGATTATAGCGGCTGTAGCTATGATGATCTTCACTGGTCAGATATGA